In the genome of Streptomyces pactum, one region contains:
- a CDS encoding glycerophosphodiester phosphodiesterase → MTAVPQIVAHRGASHDHPEHTLAAYEQAIADGADALECDVRLTADGRLVCLHDRRVERTSDGRGAVSALTLAQLDALDFGSWKGGGAGPAQVLAFDELLALATSAGRPVELAVETKHPTRWAGRVERELVRQLSLFGLHRTRLGERPRVRLMSFSRLALRRMAALAPDLPRVLLTERAPLPGRAAALPRGVRIAGPGIELVRSRPEIVTRLLAAGHQVHVWTVDDPEDVELCVRLGVHALITNRPAQVRAQLAAVR, encoded by the coding sequence ATGACCGCTGTGCCCCAGATTGTCGCCCACCGCGGCGCCTCCCACGATCACCCGGAACACACGCTCGCCGCCTATGAACAGGCCATCGCCGATGGCGCCGACGCGCTGGAGTGCGATGTCCGGCTGACGGCCGACGGCCGGCTGGTCTGCCTGCACGACCGGCGGGTGGAGCGGACGTCGGACGGCCGGGGCGCGGTGTCGGCGCTGACCCTCGCCCAGCTGGACGCGCTGGACTTCGGCTCCTGGAAGGGGGGCGGTGCCGGGCCCGCCCAGGTGCTCGCCTTCGACGAGCTGCTGGCCCTGGCCACCTCCGCCGGCCGTCCGGTGGAGCTGGCGGTGGAGACCAAGCATCCGACCCGCTGGGCGGGGCGGGTCGAACGGGAGCTGGTCCGTCAGCTGAGCCTGTTCGGGCTGCACCGTACCCGCCTCGGCGAGCGGCCCCGGGTGCGGCTGATGAGCTTCTCCCGGCTCGCCCTGCGCCGGATGGCGGCGCTCGCCCCGGATCTGCCGCGGGTGCTGCTGACCGAGCGCGCCCCGCTGCCGGGCCGGGCCGCCGCCCTGCCGCGCGGGGTGCGGATCGCCGGGCCGGGCATCGAGCTGGTCCGGTCCCGGCCGGAGATCGTCACCCGGCTGCTGGCGGCCGGCCACCAGGTGCACGTGTGGACGGTGGACGACCCCGAGGACGTGGAGCTGTGCGTCCGGCTCGGCGTCCACGCGCTGATCACCAACCGCCCGGCCCAGGTCCGCGCCCAGCTCGCCGCCGTCCGCTGA
- the aspS gene encoding aspartate--tRNA ligase, which produces MHRYRSHTCGELRAADVDTDVRLSGWLHNRRDLGGILFVDLRDHYGLVQLVARPGTAANEALSHLTKETVVRIDGRVISRGADNVNPELPTGEIEVEVSDVEVLGGADPLPFTVFPEDGVNEERRLEYRFLDLRRERMHRNIMLRSAVIASIRRRMTALGFNELATPILSATSPEGARDFLVPSRLHAGKFYALPQAPQQFKQLLMIAGFDRYFQIAPCFRDEDARADRSPGEFYQLDMEMSFVEQEDVFQVIEKVMTDLFEEFGGGRHVTSPFPRIPFREAMLRYGSDKPDLRAKLELVDVSDVFAGSGFKAFADKHVRALAVPDTGEQPRKFFDQMGEYAVEQGAKGLAWVRVGEDGSLTGPIAKFLTEENVAALTGALGLKPGTAVFFGAGEFDEVSKIMGAVRVEAAKRAGHFEENVFRFCWIVDFPMFEKNEDTGQIEFSHNPFSMPQGGLDALNTKDPLDILAWQYDIVCNGVELSSGAIRNHEPEVMYRAFEIAGYSKEDVEREFGGMLRAFKFGAPPHGGIAPGVDRIVMLLADEPNIRETIAFPLNGNAQDLLMGAPSEVEEARLKELHLSVRKPAQVKQSAPAAAKQDGGAEA; this is translated from the coding sequence ATGCATCGGTACCGGTCCCACACCTGCGGCGAGCTCCGTGCCGCCGACGTCGATACCGACGTCCGGCTCTCCGGCTGGCTGCACAACCGTCGTGACCTGGGCGGCATCCTCTTCGTCGACCTCCGCGACCACTACGGTCTGGTGCAGCTGGTGGCCCGTCCCGGCACCGCCGCGAACGAGGCGCTGAGCCACCTCACCAAGGAGACCGTGGTCCGGATCGACGGCCGGGTCATCAGCCGTGGCGCGGACAACGTCAACCCGGAGCTGCCCACCGGCGAGATCGAGGTCGAGGTCTCGGACGTGGAGGTGCTCGGCGGCGCCGACCCGCTCCCCTTCACCGTCTTCCCCGAGGACGGCGTGAACGAGGAGCGCCGTCTGGAGTACCGCTTCCTGGACCTGCGCCGGGAGCGGATGCACCGCAACATCATGCTGCGCTCGGCCGTCATCGCCTCCATCCGGCGGCGGATGACCGCGCTGGGCTTCAACGAGCTGGCCACCCCGATCCTGTCGGCCACCTCGCCCGAGGGCGCCCGCGACTTCCTGGTGCCCTCACGGCTGCACGCCGGCAAGTTCTACGCGCTGCCGCAGGCCCCGCAGCAGTTCAAGCAGCTGCTGATGATCGCGGGCTTCGACCGCTACTTCCAGATCGCGCCGTGCTTCCGCGACGAGGACGCCCGCGCCGACCGCTCGCCCGGCGAGTTCTACCAGCTCGACATGGAGATGAGCTTCGTCGAGCAGGAGGACGTCTTCCAGGTCATCGAGAAGGTGATGACCGACCTGTTCGAGGAGTTCGGCGGCGGCCGGCACGTCACCTCCCCGTTCCCGCGCATCCCGTTCCGCGAGGCGATGCTCCGGTACGGCTCGGACAAGCCGGACCTGCGCGCCAAGCTGGAGCTGGTGGACGTCTCGGACGTCTTCGCCGGCTCCGGTTTCAAGGCGTTCGCCGACAAGCACGTCCGCGCCCTGGCCGTGCCGGACACCGGCGAGCAGCCGCGGAAGTTCTTCGACCAGATGGGTGAGTACGCCGTCGAGCAGGGCGCCAAGGGCCTGGCCTGGGTGCGCGTCGGCGAGGACGGTTCGCTCACCGGCCCGATCGCCAAGTTCCTCACCGAGGAGAACGTCGCCGCGCTCACCGGGGCGCTGGGCCTGAAGCCGGGCACCGCGGTGTTCTTCGGCGCCGGGGAGTTCGACGAGGTCTCCAAGATCATGGGCGCGGTGCGGGTCGAGGCCGCCAAGCGCGCCGGCCACTTCGAGGAGAACGTCTTCCGGTTCTGCTGGATCGTGGACTTCCCGATGTTCGAGAAGAACGAGGACACCGGGCAGATCGAGTTCTCCCACAACCCGTTCTCCATGCCGCAGGGCGGGCTGGACGCGCTGAACACCAAGGACCCGCTGGACATCCTCGCCTGGCAGTACGACATCGTCTGCAACGGTGTGGAGCTGTCCTCCGGCGCCATCCGGAACCACGAGCCGGAGGTCATGTACCGGGCGTTCGAGATCGCCGGGTACAGCAAGGAGGACGTGGAGCGCGAGTTCGGCGGCATGCTCCGCGCCTTCAAGTTCGGCGCCCCGCCGCACGGCGGCATCGCCCCGGGCGTGGACCGCATCGTGATGCTCCTGGCCGACGAGCCGAACATCCGCGAGACCATCGCCTTCCCGCTCAACGGCAACGCGCAGGACCTGCTGATGGGCGCCCCCAGCGAGGTCGAGGAGGCCCGGCTGAAGGAGCTGCACCTGTCGGTCCGCAAGCCCGCGCAGGTCAAGCAGTCGGCGCCGGCGGCGGCGAAGCAGGACGGCGGCGCCGAGGCGTAA
- a CDS encoding L,D-transpeptidase family protein, with the protein MLTGYGTSTAGGAGTAAGTAYGTPDPSGPARAGDRPAPAAEADSPGGARPAAGPDPSSGGGAGTGSTPGGPGQRAAEPRGAAPAGGFGAEHPGGTGHSGYSGPAAALAVPVGHPRLPGLGPETSAAVPRNARQAVVVTGEGPDSPHSAVVLYERTATGWTAGPRWPAHNALRGWTDDHRLDDLRSPRGVFGLTDAGGLRPDPGAKLPYDHSGGFVATGLGFEGEPLTGSFDYVVAINYNREPGTSPLDWTRPLGEEKGGGIWIHVDHGGPTHGCVSIAERHMRELLRALDPERHPVVVMGDADFLAR; encoded by the coding sequence GTGCTGACCGGTTACGGGACGTCGACGGCCGGCGGGGCCGGCACCGCGGCCGGTACCGCGTACGGCACTCCCGATCCGTCCGGCCCCGCCCGGGCCGGCGACCGCCCGGCCCCGGCCGCGGAGGCGGACTCCCCGGGCGGGGCACGGCCCGCCGCGGGCCCCGACCCCTCCTCCGGCGGCGGCGCCGGCACCGGGAGCACCCCGGGCGGCCCCGGGCAGCGGGCCGCCGAGCCCCGCGGGGCCGCGCCGGCCGGCGGCTTCGGCGCCGAGCACCCCGGGGGCACCGGCCACTCCGGGTACTCCGGCCCCGCGGCGGCGCTCGCCGTCCCGGTCGGCCACCCCCGGCTGCCCGGCCTCGGCCCGGAGACCTCCGCCGCGGTGCCGCGGAACGCCCGCCAGGCGGTGGTGGTGACCGGCGAGGGCCCCGACTCCCCGCACTCCGCCGTCGTGCTGTACGAGCGCACCGCGACCGGCTGGACGGCGGGTCCCCGCTGGCCCGCGCACAACGCCCTGCGCGGCTGGACCGACGACCACCGGCTGGACGACCTGCGCTCGCCGCGCGGCGTCTTCGGCCTCACCGACGCGGGCGGGCTGCGCCCGGACCCCGGTGCCAAGCTGCCGTACGACCACTCGGGCGGCTTCGTCGCCACCGGCCTGGGCTTCGAGGGTGAGCCGCTGACCGGGTCCTTCGACTACGTGGTGGCGATCAACTACAACCGGGAGCCGGGGACGTCCCCGCTGGACTGGACCCGCCCGCTGGGCGAGGAGAAGGGCGGCGGCATCTGGATCCACGTGGACCACGGCGGCCCGACCCACGGCTGCGTCTCCATCGCCGAACGGCACATGAGGGAGCTGCTGCGCGCCCTGGACCCGGAGCGGCACCCGGTGGTGGTGATGGGCGACGCGGATTTCCTCGCCCGCTGA
- a CDS encoding winged helix-turn-helix transcriptional regulator, with amino-acid sequence MERQRRIDPVNCSVARALAVVGERWSLLIVREALDGARRFGEFRTRLGIASNLLAARLDTLVTAGVLRRVPYQDPGDRQRFAYELTEQGMALRPTLVALLEWGDTYLADPQGPSVVVRHRPAGEEVCDQPVRLVLECAAGHTHLPPEAIARTPGPGARFVEPS; translated from the coding sequence GTGGAAAGGCAGCGGAGGATCGACCCGGTGAACTGCTCGGTGGCGCGGGCCCTGGCGGTGGTCGGCGAGCGGTGGTCGCTGCTGATCGTGCGTGAGGCCCTGGACGGCGCACGCCGGTTCGGGGAGTTCCGCACCCGCCTCGGGATCGCCAGCAACCTGCTGGCCGCCCGGCTGGACACGCTGGTGACGGCCGGCGTGCTGCGCCGGGTCCCCTACCAGGACCCCGGCGACCGGCAGCGCTTCGCGTACGAGCTGACCGAACAGGGGATGGCCCTGCGGCCCACCCTGGTGGCGCTGCTGGAGTGGGGCGACACCTACCTGGCCGATCCGCAGGGGCCGTCGGTCGTCGTCCGCCACCGGCCCGCCGGGGAGGAGGTCTGCGACCAGCCCGTCCGGCTCGTCCTGGAGTGCGCGGCGGGACACACCCACCTGCCGCCGGAGGCCATCGCCCGTACGCCCGGCCCGGGAGCGCGCTTCGTGGAACCCTCCTGA
- a CDS encoding oxidoreductase, with protein MTSTDQRPLGSPFNADSTSEDVLAGLDLSGRTAVVTGGYSGLGLETTRALAAAGARVVVPARRPGTARAALSDVAGCEVVPMDLADLRSVREAAAHIRISHTALDLLMAVAGVMATPERRVGPGWEGQLAANHFGHFALVCELYPLLAAAGGARVVVNSSAGHTLTGIRWHDPHFRTGYDKWLAYGQAKTANSLFAVHLDALGRDDGVRAFALHPGKIITGLQREMTLREQIDRGWVDEHGNVVGAGFKTPSQGAATGLWAATSPLLDGLGGLYLEDCDVADVSAPDTPMDDGGVRAHAVDPGAAARLWELSAAATAATPLIR; from the coding sequence ATGACCAGCACCGATCAGCGGCCGCTCGGCTCGCCCTTCAACGCCGACAGCACTTCCGAAGACGTTCTGGCCGGCCTCGACCTCTCCGGGAGGACCGCCGTCGTGACCGGCGGCTACTCCGGGCTCGGCCTGGAGACCACCCGCGCCCTGGCAGCCGCCGGGGCCCGGGTGGTCGTCCCGGCGCGCCGGCCCGGCACCGCGCGCGCCGCCCTCTCCGATGTGGCGGGCTGCGAGGTCGTCCCCATGGACCTGGCCGACCTCCGCAGCGTGCGGGAGGCCGCCGCGCACATCCGTATCTCCCACACCGCGCTCGACCTGCTGATGGCCGTCGCCGGGGTGATGGCCACCCCGGAACGGCGCGTCGGGCCCGGCTGGGAGGGGCAGCTCGCCGCCAACCACTTCGGGCACTTCGCCCTCGTCTGTGAGCTGTACCCGCTGCTGGCCGCCGCCGGCGGTGCGCGGGTGGTCGTCAACAGCTCCGCCGGACACACCCTCACCGGCATCCGCTGGCACGACCCGCACTTCCGCACCGGCTACGACAAGTGGCTCGCCTACGGCCAGGCCAAGACCGCCAACAGCCTGTTCGCCGTCCACCTCGACGCGCTCGGGCGCGACGACGGCGTGCGGGCGTTCGCGCTCCACCCCGGCAAGATCATCACCGGGCTCCAGCGGGAGATGACGCTCCGGGAGCAGATCGACCGCGGGTGGGTGGACGAGCACGGCAACGTCGTCGGCGCCGGCTTCAAGACCCCCTCCCAGGGCGCCGCCACCGGCCTGTGGGCCGCCACTTCCCCGCTCCTCGACGGCCTCGGCGGGCTGTACCTGGAGGACTGCGACGTCGCCGACGTGTCGGCCCCGGACACGCCCATGGACGACGGCGGGGTCCGCGCCCACGCCGTCGATCCCGGCGCGGCGGCACGGCTGTGGGAGCTGTCCGCCGCGGCGACCGCCGCCACCCCGCTCATCCGGTGA
- a CDS encoding DUF397 domain-containing protein, producing MRESDDPGVVLTTTRTELGAFLLGAKAGEFAPLITWRLPYA from the coding sequence GTGCGTGAGAGTGACGACCCCGGCGTCGTCTTGACCACCACGCGCACAGAGCTTGGCGCGTTCCTGCTCGGCGCGAAGGCCGGCGAGTTCGCCCCCCTCATCACCTGGCGGCTGCCGTACGCATGA
- a CDS encoding methyltransferase domain-containing protein → MNDTQIANARPRLAALVEELRDTGALRTPEWVTAFAAVPRHLFVPQWYSQETNEQGLAVWRRRDADDDRGAWLDAVYSDQTLVTALDPATAEQVDDDAWTGLPTSSNTMPSVIAGMLEDLSVRDGDQVWDVGTGTGYLTALLCTRLGSRHVYSTDVVPDLVETARRRLAQLGHEPHLAAGDARDGYPGDASFDRVIATCSVPAVPPAWVEQTRPGGLILTDIALGIEGGVVRLTIDADRSGSGRFTAGGGRFMAARGDAHTYPAANRPAQAPATHTRPTTVTAADIRAHYPFRLLLAFHLPTVELVYHLDDDTGAMAIQLQHPDGSWARAPLSGPQTVTVGGSPELWHRVEDAWNWWNLEGRPDHTQFGYRREADGSAHVWHIPTGRAWPL, encoded by the coding sequence GTGAACGACACCCAGATCGCCAACGCCCGACCGCGCCTCGCCGCCCTGGTCGAGGAGCTGCGCGACACCGGTGCGCTCCGCACCCCCGAGTGGGTGACCGCGTTCGCCGCGGTGCCGCGTCACCTCTTCGTGCCGCAGTGGTACAGCCAGGAGACCAACGAGCAGGGTCTCGCTGTCTGGCGACGGCGCGACGCCGACGACGACCGCGGCGCGTGGCTCGACGCCGTGTACAGCGATCAGACCCTCGTGACCGCGCTCGACCCCGCCACCGCCGAGCAGGTGGACGACGACGCGTGGACAGGTCTTCCGACGTCGTCCAACACCATGCCAAGCGTCATCGCCGGCATGCTGGAAGATCTCAGCGTGCGGGATGGAGACCAGGTCTGGGACGTCGGCACCGGCACCGGCTACCTGACCGCCCTGCTCTGCACCCGCCTCGGTTCCCGCCACGTCTACTCGACCGACGTCGTCCCGGACCTGGTGGAGACCGCCCGCCGGCGCCTCGCGCAGCTCGGCCACGAGCCGCACCTCGCCGCCGGCGACGCCCGGGACGGGTACCCCGGCGACGCGTCGTTCGACCGGGTCATCGCCACCTGCTCCGTGCCTGCGGTGCCCCCGGCGTGGGTCGAGCAGACTCGCCCCGGCGGCCTCATCCTGACCGACATCGCACTCGGCATCGAGGGCGGAGTCGTACGTCTGACGATCGACGCCGACCGGTCCGGGAGCGGGCGCTTCACCGCCGGCGGCGGCCGGTTCATGGCGGCCCGCGGCGACGCCCACACCTACCCGGCCGCCAACCGGCCGGCGCAGGCCCCGGCGACCCACACACGACCGACCACGGTCACGGCCGCCGACATCCGGGCGCACTACCCGTTCCGCCTCCTGCTCGCCTTCCACCTGCCGACCGTCGAACTGGTCTACCACCTCGACGACGACACCGGCGCCATGGCCATCCAGCTTCAGCACCCCGACGGATCATGGGCCCGCGCCCCGCTCAGCGGCCCGCAGACCGTTACCGTGGGCGGGTCGCCTGAGCTGTGGCACCGGGTCGAGGACGCGTGGAACTGGTGGAACCTGGAGGGACGGCCGGACCACACGCAGTTCGGCTACCGCCGCGAGGCCGACGGTTCCGCCCACGTGTGGCACATCCCCACCGGCCGGGCCTGGCCACTCTGA
- the tgmB gene encoding ATP-grasp ribosomal peptide maturase, protein MATILVIAARDDWPTDRVVAVLAQRGARVFRMDACEFPQALTLAGRIDARRGWSGGITNAHHAIDLSEVTAVYYRRPTPFQLPEGMSDPERRFAAAQARSGLGGIITALDCRWVSEPAAMSRAEYKPLQLAAAREAGLTIPPTLITNQPDAVRAFAGDIAGPLICKPVASPVLIEDDEMKVVYTRRLTEHDLDDLRGIETTAHLFQAWVDKAYEVRLTVAGDRLLAAEVRSDTPAGHTDWRSDYRSLSYRATGTPPHIADGVRSLMRRLGLRYGALDFVVSPTGEWTFLEINPCGEWDWIQAETGLPIADAIADELQGVPA, encoded by the coding sequence ATGGCCACCATCCTCGTGATCGCCGCCCGGGACGACTGGCCTACCGACCGTGTCGTCGCGGTGCTGGCCCAGCGAGGGGCGCGCGTGTTCCGCATGGATGCCTGCGAGTTCCCGCAGGCCCTCACCCTCGCCGGGCGCATCGACGCCCGGCGAGGGTGGTCCGGCGGAATCACCAACGCACACCACGCAATCGACCTGTCCGAGGTCACCGCCGTCTACTACCGCCGGCCCACCCCTTTCCAGTTACCCGAGGGCATGAGCGACCCCGAGCGCAGGTTCGCCGCAGCTCAGGCACGCTCCGGCCTCGGCGGCATCATCACCGCCCTTGACTGCCGCTGGGTCTCTGAGCCCGCCGCCATGTCGCGAGCCGAGTACAAGCCGTTACAGCTCGCCGCAGCCCGCGAGGCCGGCCTCACCATCCCCCCGACCCTCATCACCAACCAGCCCGACGCCGTCCGGGCGTTCGCCGGCGACATCGCCGGCCCCCTCATCTGCAAGCCGGTGGCCTCCCCCGTTCTCATCGAGGACGACGAGATGAAAGTCGTCTACACCCGACGGCTCACCGAGCACGACCTGGACGACCTACGCGGCATCGAGACCACCGCCCACCTGTTTCAGGCGTGGGTCGATAAGGCGTACGAGGTACGCCTCACCGTCGCTGGCGACCGGCTGCTCGCCGCGGAGGTCCGCAGCGACACGCCGGCCGGACACACGGACTGGCGCAGCGACTACCGCTCGTTGAGCTACCGCGCCACCGGCACCCCGCCCCACATCGCCGACGGCGTGCGCAGCCTTATGCGCCGCCTCGGCCTGCGGTACGGCGCACTGGACTTCGTCGTCTCCCCCACCGGCGAGTGGACGTTCCTGGAGATCAACCCGTGCGGCGAATGGGACTGGATTCAGGCCGAGACCGGACTACCCATCGCGGACGCCATCGCCGACGAGCTGCAAGGAGTACCCGCGTGA